In the genome of Bufo bufo chromosome 9, aBufBuf1.1, whole genome shotgun sequence, the window catccgtgatctgtgtttcctggccgtgaaaaaaatatgacctgtcctatttttttcacggccaacggttcactcattgacttgaatgggtccgtgaaagaacacggatgcacacggaTGGGTCCGGAGCTCCCGGCCcgatgcagagatcgcagctcgcaggtaagtataatggttctacaaattgctaagtaaccatggcaaccgggactgcagtagcgtcctggttgccatggttaccgatcggagccccagcgattaaactgggactccgatcggtacactacgctgccaccaatgataggggggagattttaattaggagggggagggaggggagaaggcccactggccaccaacgagttaactacaggggagggagggggggggcccactggccaccaacgagttaactacaggggagggaggggggccggccgcactggccaccaatgagttaactacaggggagggggggcccactggccaccaatgagttaactacaggggggggggggcggccgcactggccaacaatgagttaactacaggggatggaggggggggccggccacactggccaccaatgtgttaactacggggggggggcggggggggctgccccctgctgcctggcagcacctgccaggcagcagggggcagtcatgtacacagttcttttagtatattctaacctgaagcgtccccattaccatgggaacgcctctgtgttagaatatactgtcggatttgagtttcacgatgtaactcaaatccgacggtatattctaacatagaggcgttcccatggtgatggggacgcttcaagttaaaatataccatcggattggagaaaactccgatccgatggtatattaactcctgactttacatagaaagtcaatgggggacggatccgtttgaaattgcaccatattgtgtcaacgtcaaacggatccgtccccattgacttgcattgtaattcaggacggatccgtttggctccgcatggccaggtggacaccaaaacgacttttttttcaggtccgtggatcctccaaaaatcaaggaagacccacggacgaaaaaacggtcacggatcacggaaaaacgggacccgtttttgcggaccacaaaaaaatacgttcgtgtgcaggaggccttaggccgagttcacacgaacgtctgtgacccgtgcctgtgctgcgggccgcaatgcacgatcaccggccgtaggtcagccgcatcagatcgcggacccattcactttaatgggtccgcgatccgcccattccgcaaaaagataggacatgttctatctttttgcggaacggaagtacgggacgaaaccccacggaagcactccgtactgcttccgaggggtcccgttccgtgcggctgttccgcaattccggatttgcggacccattgaagtgaatgcggaatgcacacggaactgtggccgtgtattgcggatcacacacgttcgtgtgaactaggcctagggGTGGGCCGCTACACATGTGCCAGAGCTGAGTGCTTGCCCCCCAGGCTACCAACCAGCCCCAGCATTACGTAACACAACGTAGCAGCAATGAATACCAGGAAAACAAACACATCCTAATTGTGCCTGTTGTTACAAAGGTACTATGTGAACATTACACAGAAAACattatgcccccagtaatgtGAAGAAAACTCTTTCTGTGCCAATGACCTTTTTGGATACCATCATCTCCTCATATTTACTTCACACTAAAATATTTTGAGCTTGAAATGTCAAGTTCCCAAATAATAAAGATTATGGGGCCTATTCATGTACTGATATACGCTACTTTGTGGCATATTGAAATACACACTTGTCAAAATGGCCAAAGAAATCCCACTGGATCCTCTCATATGAAAGTTAAATCTTAACACACGTTCTGTTAGAGGAAGagacaaagttatgtagaggcctgcgcctccaCATTGGTTTGGcgcttcctccagcagcacaggcacaattaagactggcatcttaataaatgtgcccctatgttttCAGTtcttcatattaaaggggttgtccgggatcaagatttttttttaaaagcagttaAATTAACATTAATAGCGGTTTGAAGGTCCCCCcagatgtttttaggtatttttacacTTCAGCAGGGCTCCTACAGTCCCCCACTGATTGTTTACCTTTCTGTTTGTGTGCGGTAACTTCCTGCCTCGATGCTTTctgggtcccagcgcagcatcgcgTTGTTTCGAGTGTGTGCCTGCTCCTCCGTGCAGCCACACCCCCTAATTCATATGCCGCCTCCTGCCGCAACTATTCCTCCGCCTTAGTCACACCCCTAAACGCCTCCTTCCTTGCTAAGAATGTGTCCTGCCCGGtgaggggtgtggcttagcgtgatgaggggcgtggcttagcgcggtCTGTTGCCGCCTAGTTACTGCCCCTCCATGCGCTTGGAATAATTAGAGGCTgactgtgacgtcaccggaagaagagcggaagaagaggcttcgctatgcagaaagggacccggtacgtcactgacggTGAAAGAAACTGCACTTCCGGCTGAAAATTTGTGAAGTAAAAAAGGGCCATCAGAAATGTCTGGTAAGGGAAGGACAGGCATGAATGTAATATTTAGGGGACCATTGTACATGTACAcccatgtccccaatcccggacaacccctttaaaacaattGATACAATACATTAACATTAGCAGAGTACTTAAAGGGGAAATACAGCAAAGATAGTCTTCTATGTCATAGATACATGTGAGTGGTTAGGAGGATCATGATTTCAGGAACCTCGGACCAGCCACCGGCTTCCAAACAAAATCATGAAATCTGCAATAGATCCACTCGCCCTTTGCTTACAATGTCTCTATGGCCCTTTGATTAGAATGCTGCATGAGATTTCTTTGTTCTGCAACCACTGTTATATCAAGATTTCAGATCTCACATATGTGACCTTCTATGTACAACATATCAGAAGATCATTTTGACTATATATACCTTTGATGACTGATGCCTGGTGACAGCCCAATAAAGTGTACTTTATGGCTTTATGTGTTAACACTTTCTATTCTACATTAACTGctccctttttaataaattaaccTTACAACTCATAGCATttgtaataaaagtgataaagcACTAGTGTCAGCTCAGTTGAcagaaaacccacattatagcaaaaaTCTATCAAATTGTTGTTCCCCACAAGAagtacaatgttcttgcacctgATTGGGCCCTCTCaacctctgggccccatagcaagtgttatggctgctatggctatagttacGGCCATGGCTGTGTGCATATATTGGTCTTGAAAAAACaggtccacaaaatatggatagcTTTACTGTGCATTCCTATCAATAGAAAGAACTATTGTTATCTGTCTGACACACAAGAATAGTAATCTACTGCAGAAtagatgattggtgggggtatggGGTGTCATACccttgccgatcagatattgatggaatATCCTTAGCAAAAATGAATTACATATATCATGCATGAAAACCTACCTTGGGATAAATCTTCCTGAGAAAAGACTCGATTGTCTACTCCAACAGTTTGCCGAAGAAGATGTGGTTGTGATTGGTTGATCTGTTTGGCACAATCTGGTTGGTGTCTTGTCATCAAGCAAAGCTCTGGAACCATGTACAAAATTAGGAAAACCCAACCATTGGCTACTAAGGCTATGGCTCTCACAGGGTCATCCCACTGAGGGGCACGGCCCAGAGATATATTTCCTCTTAGCAACATGGTAATCCAAACTACCCAAATGGCAATTGAGAAAAACATTGTTACATAAATATGGGCACTATGTCGTATCCAGTATCTACAAGGCCCACACATACTAATCATTGATACCAGAAATGTGATAGCCATCAATGCCAAAACATATATAAGTATAAGCACAAAGTCAATGTTACGGGCACTAAGATTTGCCTGATCCAGATCACATTGGTCCATATTTCTTCCTAGATAGATTGCTACATAGAGAATGGCTATAATAATTTGCACAAATGATAGGGCAATGACTGTGATTAGCATTACCCACCATGACATACCCAGTCCACCTCGGACCAGTCTTACTAATTTACTAGCATGAACTAAAAGACAAGAAAAACAGATGGCAAATAGGACTCCAAATAGAAAGAAACGTGTTGGACAGGTCTGTCTATTAAGTCTAATGATAAAGGCAAATGTAAGACCAAAGATTCCAAGTGTGCCAATGAGGAAGATGAATTGAATAGGAACCAAAGCCCGTTTGGCATTGTCACAAATACGTGGTACTATAATAAGAAGTGCGAGCATGAGGGCGATTGTAAATACAACTCCAGCTGCAGCCAGTGTTTCCAGTACAATGCCCCACGCATCCTCTGCGCTGCACAAGAATATGTAGTCATTAGCAACATTACAAGACATCTTGTCTGTGTCCGGTCTGGCAGGTTCTgttcagaaaaatataaaaaagtgtttTAATTAGTAAAGTTTAAACATTAAATCACTAATCTATGCTATTTTTTGTTCATAAGTCATAGAATTGCCAGATAGAACATATCATATTCATTACACAAGTAAAGCTTGACTCCATGGTGCAATAGTTTTAGTTCCTTGTTTTATctatggcacataaaataaaaaccttttaacAAACTATAAAGAAGTACATGGACCCATAAAAGGAATTGTTTTAGGATAGACATTGGTGACCAAGGGGTTGCATGGTCAGGTCATTACAGTCATAAGCAAACCAGGCAGCCATCTGAAGAAAGGTGAGCAGAGCCAACAAAAGACAAAGGGCGTGATGCTTTCCCAGTGCTGCTGCCACTCAGGTCTGCAAATGGATTTGTCTTGCCTCTATGGAAATAACTATTCAATACCAACATCCAGGAAAgacatccaggccct includes:
- the GPRC5D gene encoding G-protein coupled receptor family C group 5 member D, which gives rise to MSCNVANDYIFLCSAEDAWGIVLETLAAAGVVFTIALMLALLIIVPRICDNAKRALVPIQFIFLIGTLGIFGLTFAFIIRLNRQTCPTRFFLFGVLFAICFSCLLVHASKLVRLVRGGLGMSWWVMLITVIALSFVQIIIAILYVAIYLGRNMDQCDLDQANLSARNIDFVLILIYVLALMAITFLVSMISMCGPCRYWIRHSAHIYVTMFFSIAIWVVWITMLLRGNISLGRAPQWDDPVRAIALVANGWVFLILYMVPELCLMTRHQPDCAKQINQSQPHLLRQTVGVDNRVFSQEDLSQVQNSGRSSPSSIPRFDATLAMRDIEPAKEFSIPRPQQRPNSYLQYRTHDLTQM